The following nucleotide sequence is from Lacinutrix sp. Hel_I_90.
CTTAATTCACTTTTATAAGCTATGGCATTTTGTACTGTTAAATTAGAAAAACCTTCTTTAGTGATAAAATAATTAATAGCACTTTCTATTCCAATCACGGCTTCTACTTCATTATTGAAAAGGGCATTAATACAGGCTATTTCATCTGGTTTTAAAACACGAATGATATCTGGATGTTTGTTCCTTATATATTCTTCTATAGAGTAGTCTTCGCAAACACAAACCTTCTTACCATATAAATCTGTGATTTTTTTATTTTGACTGTCATTTTTGGTTAGTATAATATGCCTACCAATAAAAACAGGTTTAGTAAAATTTAAATACTTGCGTCTTTCTTCAGTACTTTGAATTTCAAGAATAACATCAATCTTATTTTTTTTTTGATCATCTATTAATAGTTGCCAATCGGTATAGTATTTTTTTTTAAAAGTATGGCCTATATTACTTTCTAACTTATTAAAATATTCTATTAATATTCCATTAACCTGCCCATTTTCAGTTATAAATTCAAAAGGGGGATAGTATATATAAATACCAACTGTGATGTCTGGATTTTGAGATAAGTAATTTTCTTCTACTTTCGATAATTGCGTTTTAGAAGTACAGCTAAATAGTGAGATACTACAGCATAAAAGAAAAAAATAGAATAGAAGAAAAGGCTGGTTTTTCATTTTAATAGCGTTGGTTCCCTCAATTTACTATATTTTATTTAAAAATGAACACTTAAATTTTACCAATTATTTCTTGATTTCACGTTTTCATGACAAAGTTTAATAATTTCTAAAATTCTCTTTTGTCTGGTTTCCTCACGTTTGGCTTGGTTTAACCAATATAAATAGCTTTTTCTATAGGACGGGGCAAAATTATTGTAATTTTCTAAAGCCTTTTTGTTTACATCAAATTGAAGTTTTAAATCTTTGGGAATCACTCCGTTTTCAACAGCGTCTAAGGCAGTCCATGAACCATTTTTCTTTCCAATCGCAATGCTTTTTAAACCACTTTCATGGATTAAGTTTTCAGCAAGTAATGCTTCAATGTGCTTTTTATTTAAGGCACTCCAAACACTTTTAGAACTGCGTTTACAGAAATATTGCCTGCGTTTTCCATTACCTAAGCTTTTCACGGTACTATCAATCCAACCATAACACAACGCAACTTTTACAGCTTCTTCCCAGCGCATACTCTCATTGTCGTGTGCTACTTTAAAAAAGATGAGGTAAATGCCATTATCATTATCATGATTATCATGCAGCCATTCACGCCATGCGCTATCATTTTTAAAATAATGTTCTTCTAATGCCATTACAATGATTTAGATTCAACATAAAAGTTCCTGTCAGTAGTAAAGGGCATTTTATTGGAAGCCATTTTTAATTTTTGCCATTTTGAAGTTGGTGTAATCCATTGTTCTTTGTCGCCTGTTTTAATGCGTATGGGCATTTTGAAATCAGCTACGGTATTAGTCCATCTGTATCTAAGAGATTTTTTTTCTATGGAATATTCCAGAATAGGAATACGAATAGCTCTTAAATACTGATTAAAAAAGGCGTTTAACTCCAAACCAGAAGCTTCGGCTAAATAGTTTTCTATTTGACTGGTAGTTACTGTTTGATGGTAAAAGGTTTTGTTTAAACCACGCAATATACTGCGCCATTTTTCGTCATCATTAACCCATTGGCGTAAGGTGTGAAGCATGTTTGCGCCTTTGTAATACATGTCTCCCGAGCCTTCACTATTTACATTATACTTACCAATAATAGGTTTGTCGTTGCTCACGTTTTTTCGTGTGCCAATAACATAATCAGCCGATGCTTCTTTTCCATAGTAATAATCTAAAAACAAATTTTCAGAATAGGCAGTGAAGCTTTCATGAATCCACATATCTGCGATATCTTTATAGGTAATGTTGTTAGCAAACCACTCATGGCCAGATTCATGTATAATGATAAAATCGAATTTAAGCCCCCATCCCGTTTGAGACAAATCTTTACCCAAATAGCCTTGCAGGTATTGGTTGCCGTAAGTTACAGAACTTTGATGTTCCATGCCTAAATAGGGCACTTCTACTAATTTAAAGCTATCTTCATAAAAAGGATAAGGCCCAAACCAATGCTCAAAGGCTTTCATCATTTTTGGAGCATCCTTAAAATGTTCCTTCGCCTGCGTTAAATTGTCTTTTAAGACATAGTAATTCATATCTAAATCCCCTTTTTCACCCTCATAAACTTCAGAGAAATTAGCATAATCCCCAATGTTGATATTAACACCATAATTATTTATGGGGTTATCTACAAACCAATGGTAGGTTTTGGTATCATCCTCTTTATCTTCAATTTTTCTCAATCTGCCATTTGAAACATCCATCAAATCTTTTGGAACATTTACGCTAATGAGCATACTGTCTACTTCGTCGTACATGTGGTCTTTATTAGGCCACCAAACGCTCGCGCCCAGGCCTTGACAAGACGAGGCTATAAAAGGATTCCTGTTAGCATCTTTTTTCCATGAAATACCGCCATCCCATGGGGCATTGACGGCTTCTTTGGGATGCCCTTTATAATGGGCTTCTAGGGTATTAATGTCACCAATGTTTTGGAGGTCTTTGAGGGTTATAAAATGCGCATTCCCATCGTGTTTTATGGCTAATTCCTTACCATTTTGAAGCACTTTTGTAAGTTCCAATGGTGGTTGTAAATCTATTTGTAGTACCTGATTTGGTTTCAATACTTTATAGTGTATGGTGTTCTTTCCAGAAATGGTCTTTTCGTCTGGATTGATTGCGATATCTAAATGATAATAGGTTAAATCCCACCATTCGCGTTCTGGCGTAATAGTACCTCGAAGTGTGTCCTGTTTGCTGAAAGTGTTTTTGTCTTCAAGTAAACCCTGAGCTTTTAAACTGGAACAAAATACAAGGCCTAATGTTACGATTGATAGAAAAGTTTTATTCATTTTTTTCTAATTATTTCATGATTTGATTTGGAAATACCACTGGGCTTTCAAAGCCGTCTTTTCCTACGGAAGCGATTCCGAAGAAATAATTGTCAATCACAATCCCTTGTAATAGAAATGTTGATACATCACCAACATAGCGACTATAATCCCAGGTTGGCGATGTGGTAGCTCTCCAATAGATTTTATAACCTACAGCCCCGTCTACTTTATCCCATTTTAATTTTACTGAAGGTTCTACGATACCACCAATAGTGACGTTTTTTGGCGCCGGTGGGGCAGACGCTAAACTGGCCAGATTTAATGCATTAACAGCCGTTAATTTTTTTGCATACTCAAAATTTACATGTGCAATAATATCACCATATGCAAGACCATTTTCTTCACGGAGGTCTTGATGTTGTTGCGTATAATTTTCGTGGGCTTCCATAATACGAATGCCTGCAAACCCCAGGTCGTTAAATGGGCGATGATGCCCGCCACGACCAAAACGATCTAATCTGTAGATCATCATTGGGTTCATTTCTGGCATATAGATGTTTACATTCTTATGCACATAACGTGCTAATTGACGCGAAATACCATCAACTTCACCACCATAAAACCGACGCCTTTTTCGTTCTTTTTCTGTTTCGTTTGCTGGCACTGGCTCAGAGAAAATCCTGAAGCTGCGGTTATCAATAACACCATCAACGCCCTTAATGTTTCCAATCATGTCATTATTTAACACCCCAATAATATCCCAATTATTAGCTTTAGCATATTGTGCAAATCCTGCACCACCAAACAACCCTTGTTCTTCACCAGAAAGCCCAAGATAGACGATACTAGTTTCAAATGTATAGTTTGATAATACCCGAGCTGCCTCAATGGTGCCTGCCATTCCAGAAGCATTATCATTAGCTCCAGGGGCATCTTTTGTAAATTCCATAGTGTCACTACCTCGAGAATCAATATCACCACTCATTATAATATAGCGGTTTGGATATTTTGTGCCTTTTTGAATCGCAACAACGTTAACGACCCAAGCGTCATGTGGCACGCGACGATTACCTTCTTTAGTGACCAAATCTTTTTGATAGAAGACTTTTAAACAGTGATCACATGCTTTTGAAATACTATCAAACTCAGATTTTATCCAACGTCGGGCAGCACCAATACCTCTCGTGTTTGATAGGGTGTCACTAAACGTATTCCTTGTGCCAAAATTAACTAAGGTTTGAATGTCTTTTTCTATCCTTTCTGCAGAAACCGCCCCGATGATATCATAAATTTTTTGATTGGTTTGCGCGGAGAGTACTATTGAAAAAAGTAAAAAAGAGAAAAGATAGTACTTCATCAAATGAATTTTTCTCTAAAGTACTAAAAATAAAAAAGCCGCTTCATTTCTGAAACAGCTTTTTCAAGGTAATTAAAACTAATAATTATGTTTAGAAACAGTATTTGTTTTCTGCTTTAACTTTCTCAGCAACTTCCTTACGTAAATCTACAATGTCTGGGTAGTTAGCGTACTTTGTGAAACGCTTTAATCCCATTAACATCATACGTTGTTCATCGCCTTCAGCAAAAGAAATAATACTTTCTTTTCCTTTTTCTTCTATAATATCAACAGCGTGATATAAGTATAGTTTTGACATCGCTATTTGAACCGATTGTGAGGCCTCACCAAAACGTTTAGCATTTTTTTCTGTTCTTAAAATAGCAGATTCAGCCATATAAATTTCTATCAAGATGTCTGCAGCAGCAATTAATAATTGTTGGTGCTTTTCAAGATTCTGACCATATTTTTGAACGGCGCCACCGGCGACCATTAAGAACGTCTTTTTAAGCTTCTTAATCATTTCTTTTTCTTCTGAAAACAATTCAGAATAATCTGGCGTTTCAAAAGATGGAATGCCCATCAATTCTTCTTGTACAGCTTGTGCAGGACCTAAAAGATCTACTTGACCCTTCATTGCTTTTTTCACTAGCATACCTACACAGAGCATTCTGTTGATTTCGTTTGTCCCTTCATAAATACGGGCAATACGTGCATCTCTCCAAGCAGATTCCATTGGCGTTTCTTCAGAGAATCCCATACCACCAAAAATCTGGATACCTTCATCTGCACAGTTTTGTACATCTTCAGAAACGGCTACTTTTAATATTGAACATTCTATAGCATATTCTTCAACCCCTTTAAGCTCAGCTTCCTGGTGCGTGTTTCCAGCAGCCTGACGTAAAGCGATGCGGTCTTCAATGTTTTTAGATGCTCTATAGGTTGCAGATTCACCAGCGTAAGCACTTGCTGCCATTTCTGCTAATTTTACTTTGATAGCTCCAAAATCAGCAATAGGTGTATTAAACTGCTTACGCTCATTTGCATATTGCACAGCAGTTGTTAAAATACGACGTTGTGAATCTAAACAAGCACCAGCCAATTTAATACGACCAACGTTAAGTGCGTTCATTGCAATTTTAAAACCTTCACCACGGCCCGCTAACATGTTTTCTACAGGAACAACGGTGTCATTAAAAAATACCTGGCGTGTAGAGGAAGCGCGAATACCTAATTTGTGTTCTTCTTCACCTAAAGTAATACCATTAGGATTTTTTCCATCATACTCTACAATGAATCCTGTAATGTTTTTATCGTCTTCTATACGTGCAAAAACAATCATCAAACTACAGAACCCTGCATTTGAGATCCACATTTTTTGTCCGTTAATTTTATAAGACTTACCGTCTTCAGACAGGGCAGCCGTTGTTTTTCCTGAGTTAGCATCAGATCCAGCCCCTGGTTCTGTTAAGCAGTAAGCACCAAACCATTCGCCAGTAGCCAATTTAGGGACGTATTTTTGTTTTTGAGCTTCTGTACCATATAAGGTAATTGGCATAGTACCAATACCTGTATGTGCACCAAAAGCAGTACTAAAAGAACCCGTTCCACTTGAAATATAATCACAAGTTAAAAGCGTAGAAACAAATCCCATTCCCAATCCACCATATTCTTCTGGGACGGCAACACCTAGAAACCCTAGTTCGCCAGCTTTACGCATCACTTCTTCAGTTAGTGCAAAATCTTTAGCTTCAAATCGGGCTTTGTGTGGAATAATTTCGCGCTCATTAAATTCCATAACCGCTTCTTTCATCATCGTTTGTTCTTCTGAAAAATCTTCAGGTGTAAAAACGTCTTCACATTTTGTTTCTTTTACTAAGAATTGACCGCCTCTTAATAAATCTTTTTCTTGAGTTGCTTCCATGTTTTTTTTGATTAGAGAAGAAAGAGAATAGATAAAAGGTGCTAATTGAGACCCTTTTGAAATCCCATTATTATCCTTTGAAATTCTTCTATTTTTTCTTCTAGTATTTTTAAAGTTTTGTTTTTTATCTGTTTTTAGTATGCTTCTTTCGCTATGTTAATTGAGAAATTCAAATATCCCACATGCGCCTTGACCTGTACCTACACACATGGTGACTGCACCATATTTGCCTTTCATATCGCGTTTGCGCATTTCATCAAACAACTGTACTGATAATTTTGCACCTGTACAACCTAGAGGATGTCCTAAAGCTATAGCACCACCATTTACGTTAATGATATCAGGATTTAAATTTAACTCTCTAATAACAGCTAAAGACTGTGAAGCAAAAGCTTCATTCAACTCTATTAAGGATAGATCGTCTTGTTTTAAGCCTGCTAGTTTTAATGCCTTTGGAATTGCTTTTACAGGACCAATTCCCATAAGACGTGGTTCTACACCAGCGGCGGCATAGTTTACCATTCTGGCGATAGGTTCTAGATTTAGTTCTTTAACCATATCTTCACTCATTACCATCACAAAAGCTGCGCCATCACTCATTTGAGAGGAGTTACCAGCAGTTACACTTCCGCCAGCAGCAAAAACCGCTCTTAGTTTCGCTAAGGCTTCTTTACTGGTTCCAGCACGTGGGCCTTCATCTTTAGATACGGTGTATTTTTTTGTCGCTTTTTTTCCGTTTGCATCAATATAGGTTTGCTCTACTTCAATGGGAACAATCTGGTCTTGAAAACGATTTTCGGCTAATGCTCTTAATGCTTTCACATGAGAATTATAGGCAAATTCATCTTGGTCTTCACGAGACACGTTGAATTTTTTGGCAACCGCCTCAGCCGTGTTTCCCATGCCCCAATAATAATCTTCGTGACCCGCTTTTACAATCGCATCGTAGTTTAATTCTGGTTTAAACCCCGTCATTGGTACAGAACTCATGCTTTCTGCTCCACCAGCGATAATACAATCGGCCATGCCTGCTTGAATTTTTGCTGTTGCCATTGCAATGGTCTCTACTCCCGAAGAGCAAAAACGATTTACGGTAACTCCAGGAACATCAACAATTTCTAATCCCATCAATGAGATTAAACGCGCCATATTTAATCCTTGAGATCCTTCTGGCATGGCGTTACCAACAATAACATCGTCAATACGCTTTGGATCAAGATTTGGCAATTCATTCATCATGTATTTGATGGTTTCTGCTGCCAATTCATCTGTTCTTTTAAAACGGAACACGCCTTTAGGTGCTTTACCAACTGCGGTTCTGTATGCTTTTACTATATATGCTTGTTTCATTTTTCTTAGTTTCTTAAAGGTTTACCTTTGGTTAACATGTGCTGAATTCTTTCCAACGTTTTACGTTCTGTACAAAGTGAAAGGAAAGCTTCACGCTCTAAATCTAATAAGTACTGTTCGCTTACTAAAGTTGGTTCAGATAAATCGCCACCAGCCATAACGTAAGCTAGTTTATTTGCGATTTTTTTATCGTGTTCGCTTATGTAATGACTGTCTTCCATAGAATCAGTACCTACCAAGAACATCCCTAAAGCTTGTTTACCAAGTACTAGTACATCTTCTCTGTGTACGGGTTGTGTGTACCCCATATCGGCCATGAGTTTTGCATGTTGTTTTGCAACGGCTATTTGACGGTCTTTGTTTACAACAACAATGTCTTTTCCTTTTTGTAAAAGGCCTAAGTCGAACGCTTCGTATGCTGAAGTTGATACTTTTGCCATACCAATAGTTAAGAAATGCTCTTGTAATGTATTTAATTGTACATCGCCTTTTCTAAAGGTATCTGATGCTCTTAAAGTCATTTCTTTAGAACCCCCACCGCCAGGAATAACACCTACACCAAACTCTACAAGTCCCATATACGTTTCTGCTGCGGCTACAACTTTATCTGCATGTAATGAAATTTCACAACCACCACCAAGTGCCATGCCGTGAGGCGCAGAAATAGTTGGAATTGAAGAGTAACGCATACGCATCATGGTATCTTGGAAATACTTGATAGCCATGTTAAGCTCTTCATATTCTTGCTCTGCAGCCATCATAAAAATCATGCCTATGTTTGCTCCAACCGAGAAGTTTGGACCTTGGTTTCCAACGACTAATCCAGCAAAATCTTTTTCAGCCATATCAATCGCTTTATTTAATCCTGCAAGAACGTCTCCACCAATGGTGTTCATTTTAGATTGGAATTCTACGTTAAGAATACCATCGCCTAAATCTTGAACAGAAACACCAGAATTTTTAAAAACCTCTGTTGTTTTTCTAATGTTATCTAATATGATAAATGCATCTTGTCCTGGAATTTTTTCTTGTGATTTTTTCGGAATATCATAGAAATATGTGGCACCATCTTTAATAGAGTAGAAGGTGTCACTTCCAGATTGTACCATGTCCATAACCCAATCTGCAGGCTTTAAACCTTCAGCTTTCATCATTTCAATTCCTTTTTCTACACCAATGGCATCCCATATTTGGAACGGACCATGTTCCCATCCAAATCCAGCTTTCATCGCATCATCAATCTTATAAAGCTCATCTGTGATTTCTGGAATACGGTTTGAAACGTAAGCAAATAATGATGAAAAACTCTTACGGTAGAATTCTCCTGCTTTATCTTTTCCTTTTACTAATACTTTAAAACGGTCGGCTACTTTATCAATTGTTTTTGTTAATTCTAAAGTGGCAAATTTTGCACGTTTGTTAGCTCTATACTCTAAGGTGTTTAAGTCTAATGTTAAGATGTCTTTAGAGCCATCTGCTTTTCTTTCTAATTTATAGAACCCTTGACCTGTTTTGCTTCCTAACCATTTGTTTTCCATCATCGTATTGATGAAATCTGGTAACACAAACAATTCTTTGCGTTCGTCATCAGGGCAATTTTCTCTAATACCGTTGGCAACGTGCACCAAAGTATCTAACCCAACAACATCGACAGTTCTAAAGGTGGCCGATTTAGGGCGACCTATTACTGGTCCTGATAATTTATCGACTTCCTCAACCGTTAAATCTAAATCTTTAACGGTGTTGAACAAGCTCATGATACTGAAAATCCCAACGCGGTTTCCAATAAAAGCAGGGGTGTCCTTAGCAATAACAGACGTTTTTCCTAAGAATTTTTCACCATATTCATTTAAGAAATCTAATACAGAAGCCTCTGTTTTAGGTCCAGGAATGATTTCGAATAATTTTAAATAACGGGCAGGATTGAAAAAGTGTGTGCCACAAAAGTGCTTCTGAAAATCTTCAGAACGCCCTTCGCTCATAAATTTAATTGGAATACCTGAAGTATTCGACGTTATTAGAGTCCCAGGTTTCCTGTGCTTTTCAAGTTTTTCAAAAACCTGTTGTTTGATGTCTAATCGCTCAACGACCACTTCCATGATCCAATCGACCTCTGATACTTTTGCAATATCATCTTCCATATTACCAGTGGTAATTCTGTTAGCAAAAGACGCATGGTAAATAGGAGATGGTTTAGATTTTAACGATGCGGTTAAGGCCTCATTAACTAATCGATCTCTAACGGCCTTGTCTTCTAAGGTCAAGCCTTGAGCTTTCTCTTTGTCATTTAGTTCTCTAGGAACAATGTCTAATAGTAATACATCTACACCAATATTGGCGAAATGACAAGCGATACCGCTTCCCATAATTCCTGAACCAATAATAGCTACTTTTTTAATTCTACGTGTGCTCATATTATTTTAAAACAGTTTGTTTTTGGTTGTATATTTTTTTGTTTGAAATTAATTCGTTTATTGTTTCGGTTACTTCTTGAAAGTGTTTTAATTTTTCTTCAGAAATGTGTTCTTTAATTGCCGTATTAAATGTTAAAACACGCTCACGAGAGTATTCTCTTTTTTCTTTTCCGAAGTCGGTTAAATAGATTAACACACCGCGACCATCTTCTGGGTTTGGTTTACGTTCTATTAAGCCTAATTCTTCCATTTTTTTTAGAATACGCGATAAGCTCGTGGCTTCCATTCCCATAATAGGACCCAAAGATGTTGAAGGCGTGCCATGCTCCGGATCGATACTTAATAGGGTAAAACCGGTGGCCATGGTCGTATCAAATTTAGCGGCTTCTTCATTATACATTTTATTGACTGCCAGCCATGTAGTACGCAGTAAATAATCTATAGTTTTATCTTTCATAATTAGATTCCTAAGGTTGGGGAATTCAAAGATAAGAAAAAATACTATGCATGCATAATAAATTGCATAAATATTATGATATTGTTAAAAAGAGCTGTTAGAGATGAATAATATGTAGTTTGGAATCCCGTATTTATTGAAGGATTGTTAAAAATTGAATACTAAAAATTTAATAGTAATTTACAATTTGCTTCTTATGGCAGTTTATTGCAACCTGTTTTGAAATGATAACGACTTCTTTTAGCTAGTTTTCTGGCGCACGTATTCATGTGCTATGATTAACAGCATTTGGACAGTAACTTTCAAAGCGATAATCGCCTTCTTTTTTTATTAGTCTTACTGCTAAGTCATTTTAAATCCAAAAAACAGGGAGCCCTACTTTTTTAATTAGAATAGCTAGTGTCTTTTCGTAATTTATACTAGAAATTAGTGTTTGGAATTTAATTATGCTCAAATAGATACAACGTCACATCTTATAAGTTTTTTGATGCGCTTTTAAGAGGTGTAAACGAAAACAATATGAAACGTTTCAGAATAAATATTTTGAATAGCATTAGTGTTTTTCTGGAACGTCTCTTGATTTATTTAAAATTGAAGTTCGAACTAAAACCTAACTCCTATAAATCTTATCATAAAGGTCTTGATAAATGCCTTTAATAATTTCACGTTTCATTTTCATCGTTGGTGTTAAATGGCCAGCTTCTATAGACCAAACATCTGGTGTTAGTTCAAAGCGTTTAATTTGCTCCCATTTACCAAATTTTTTATTACAGGTATCTACTTCTTGTTGGATACGTGCTATGACCTCTTGTGAGTTGACGATTTCTGTTCCAGATTTGCCAATAGCTTTACCTTTTTTATCTATCCAATCATTTAGAAATTCAAAATTAGGTTGTATGATCGCTGCAGGCATTTTTTCGCCTTCGCCAATTACCATGATTTGCTCTATAAAACGCGATTGTTTTAAATCGTTCTCTAATAATGTTGGAATAACATATTTTCCACCAGAGGTTTTAAACATTTCTTTTTTACGGCCAGTAATTTTAAGAAAACCATCGGCGTCTATTTCACCTTTATCTCCTGTGTGAAAATAGTTCCCGGTCATAACACTTGCTGTCTTTTCTGGATCTTTATAATAGCCTAACATCACGTTAGGTCCTTTTATAAGCAATTCACCATCATCAGCAATTTTAACTTCAACGCCCGCTATTGGTTTGCCAACGGTACCTACTTTAAAATGGTGATCGCGATACATACCTACGGAAACTACTGGTGATGTTTCTGTTAGGCCGTAACCTTCCATAACCTGCATTCCTGCTGCGCAAAAAAGG
It contains:
- a CDS encoding transporter substrate-binding domain-containing protein, whose translation is MKNQPFLLFYFFLLCCSISLFSCTSKTQLSKVEENYLSQNPDITVGIYIYYPPFEFITENGQVNGILIEYFNKLESNIGHTFKKKYYTDWQLLIDDQKKNKIDVILEIQSTEERRKYLNFTKPVFIGRHIILTKNDSQNKKITDLYGKKVCVCEDYSIEEYIRNKHPDIIRVLKPDEIACINALFNNEVEAVIGIESAINYFITKEGFSNLTVQNAIAYKSELSFGISKGKPILTDIIKKGNNSITVKEKDEILNKWLYDLPQPFDKKAPYYKKLVSGLSVLFVLSFLLNLYLIMKLKAFKKK
- a CDS encoding YdeI family protein is translated as MALEEHYFKNDSAWREWLHDNHDNDNGIYLIFFKVAHDNESMRWEEAVKVALCYGWIDSTVKSLGNGKRRQYFCKRSSKSVWSALNKKHIEALLAENLIHESGLKSIAIGKKNGSWTALDAVENGVIPKDLKLQFDVNKKALENYNNFAPSYRKSYLYWLNQAKREETRQKRILEIIKLCHENVKSRNNW
- a CDS encoding M1 family metallopeptidase: MNKTFLSIVTLGLVFCSSLKAQGLLEDKNTFSKQDTLRGTITPEREWWDLTYYHLDIAINPDEKTISGKNTIHYKVLKPNQVLQIDLQPPLELTKVLQNGKELAIKHDGNAHFITLKDLQNIGDINTLEAHYKGHPKEAVNAPWDGGISWKKDANRNPFIASSCQGLGASVWWPNKDHMYDEVDSMLISVNVPKDLMDVSNGRLRKIEDKEDDTKTYHWFVDNPINNYGVNINIGDYANFSEVYEGEKGDLDMNYYVLKDNLTQAKEHFKDAPKMMKAFEHWFGPYPFYEDSFKLVEVPYLGMEHQSSVTYGNQYLQGYLGKDLSQTGWGLKFDFIIIHESGHEWFANNITYKDIADMWIHESFTAYSENLFLDYYYGKEASADYVIGTRKNVSNDKPIIGKYNVNSEGSGDMYYKGANMLHTLRQWVNDDEKWRSILRGLNKTFYHQTVTTSQIENYLAEASGLELNAFFNQYLRAIRIPILEYSIEKKSLRYRWTNTVADFKMPIRIKTGDKEQWITPTSKWQKLKMASNKMPFTTDRNFYVESKSL
- a CDS encoding M28 family peptidase; protein product: MKYYLFSFLLFSIVLSAQTNQKIYDIIGAVSAERIEKDIQTLVNFGTRNTFSDTLSNTRGIGAARRWIKSEFDSISKACDHCLKVFYQKDLVTKEGNRRVPHDAWVVNVVAIQKGTKYPNRYIIMSGDIDSRGSDTMEFTKDAPGANDNASGMAGTIEAARVLSNYTFETSIVYLGLSGEEQGLFGGAGFAQYAKANNWDIIGVLNNDMIGNIKGVDGVIDNRSFRIFSEPVPANETEKERKRRRFYGGEVDGISRQLARYVHKNVNIYMPEMNPMMIYRLDRFGRGGHHRPFNDLGFAGIRIMEAHENYTQQHQDLREENGLAYGDIIAHVNFEYAKKLTAVNALNLASLASAPPAPKNVTIGGIVEPSVKLKWDKVDGAVGYKIYWRATTSPTWDYSRYVGDVSTFLLQGIVIDNYFFGIASVGKDGFESPVVFPNQIMK
- a CDS encoding acyl-CoA dehydrogenase family protein; amino-acid sequence: MEATQEKDLLRGGQFLVKETKCEDVFTPEDFSEEQTMMKEAVMEFNEREIIPHKARFEAKDFALTEEVMRKAGELGFLGVAVPEEYGGLGMGFVSTLLTCDYISSGTGSFSTAFGAHTGIGTMPITLYGTEAQKQKYVPKLATGEWFGAYCLTEPGAGSDANSGKTTAALSEDGKSYKINGQKMWISNAGFCSLMIVFARIEDDKNITGFIVEYDGKNPNGITLGEEEHKLGIRASSTRQVFFNDTVVPVENMLAGRGEGFKIAMNALNVGRIKLAGACLDSQRRILTTAVQYANERKQFNTPIADFGAIKVKLAEMAASAYAGESATYRASKNIEDRIALRQAAGNTHQEAELKGVEEYAIECSILKVAVSEDVQNCADEGIQIFGGMGFSEETPMESAWRDARIARIYEGTNEINRMLCVGMLVKKAMKGQVDLLGPAQAVQEELMGIPSFETPDYSELFSEEKEMIKKLKKTFLMVAGGAVQKYGQNLEKHQQLLIAAADILIEIYMAESAILRTEKNAKRFGEASQSVQIAMSKLYLYHAVDIIEEKGKESIISFAEGDEQRMMLMGLKRFTKYANYPDIVDLRKEVAEKVKAENKYCF
- a CDS encoding acetyl-CoA C-acyltransferase, which gives rise to MKQAYIVKAYRTAVGKAPKGVFRFKRTDELAAETIKYMMNELPNLDPKRIDDVIVGNAMPEGSQGLNMARLISLMGLEIVDVPGVTVNRFCSSGVETIAMATAKIQAGMADCIIAGGAESMSSVPMTGFKPELNYDAIVKAGHEDYYWGMGNTAEAVAKKFNVSREDQDEFAYNSHVKALRALAENRFQDQIVPIEVEQTYIDANGKKATKKYTVSKDEGPRAGTSKEALAKLRAVFAAGGSVTAGNSSQMSDGAAFVMVMSEDMVKELNLEPIARMVNYAAAGVEPRLMGIGPVKAIPKALKLAGLKQDDLSLIELNEAFASQSLAVIRELNLNPDIINVNGGAIALGHPLGCTGAKLSVQLFDEMRKRDMKGKYGAVTMCVGTGQGACGIFEFLN
- a CDS encoding 3-hydroxyacyl-CoA dehydrogenase/enoyl-CoA hydratase family protein, whose translation is MSTRRIKKVAIIGSGIMGSGIACHFANIGVDVLLLDIVPRELNDKEKAQGLTLEDKAVRDRLVNEALTASLKSKPSPIYHASFANRITTGNMEDDIAKVSEVDWIMEVVVERLDIKQQVFEKLEKHRKPGTLITSNTSGIPIKFMSEGRSEDFQKHFCGTHFFNPARYLKLFEIIPGPKTEASVLDFLNEYGEKFLGKTSVIAKDTPAFIGNRVGIFSIMSLFNTVKDLDLTVEEVDKLSGPVIGRPKSATFRTVDVVGLDTLVHVANGIRENCPDDERKELFVLPDFINTMMENKWLGSKTGQGFYKLERKADGSKDILTLDLNTLEYRANKRAKFATLELTKTIDKVADRFKVLVKGKDKAGEFYRKSFSSLFAYVSNRIPEITDELYKIDDAMKAGFGWEHGPFQIWDAIGVEKGIEMMKAEGLKPADWVMDMVQSGSDTFYSIKDGATYFYDIPKKSQEKIPGQDAFIILDNIRKTTEVFKNSGVSVQDLGDGILNVEFQSKMNTIGGDVLAGLNKAIDMAEKDFAGLVVGNQGPNFSVGANIGMIFMMAAEQEYEELNMAIKYFQDTMMRMRYSSIPTISAPHGMALGGGCEISLHADKVVAAAETYMGLVEFGVGVIPGGGGSKEMTLRASDTFRKGDVQLNTLQEHFLTIGMAKVSTSAYEAFDLGLLQKGKDIVVVNKDRQIAVAKQHAKLMADMGYTQPVHREDVLVLGKQALGMFLVGTDSMEDSHYISEHDKKIANKLAYVMAGGDLSEPTLVSEQYLLDLEREAFLSLCTERKTLERIQHMLTKGKPLRN
- a CDS encoding MarR family winged helix-turn-helix transcriptional regulator, with the translated sequence MKDKTIDYLLRTTWLAVNKMYNEEAAKFDTTMATGFTLLSIDPEHGTPSTSLGPIMGMEATSLSRILKKMEELGLIERKPNPEDGRGVLIYLTDFGKEKREYSRERVLTFNTAIKEHISEEKLKHFQEVTETINELISNKKIYNQKQTVLK